The stretch of DNA CTACACAATAATATTATCACAAAAAGGTTATGTTGGACAATGACTTCCTAGAACTTAGGTAGTAGTAATACATTTTTAGATGTCACTCACTATttgtaataataaaaatgttttagTATTATATCCAATGGTACGAGATCCTACCGGATCACACCTTATGATTGGAAGACTCAAAATTCGAAGAAAATAgagattatatttatataattaatttaatttgaacacAGCGTACGCATATAGATAGAGGacccaattaaaataatataaaatgtatttGTGTTTCACATTATTTTAATTGGGTAAATCTTCTTTACTGAATTTATTAAATGAGTATTTAGTATATTGGAGTTAAGgtattttaagatttaaaattaaattaatttcacattttgattttaaattccTTTATATGATTATGGCTATTCAAAAAGACATTTTGAATAAAAGGCAAATGTATCGTCCCTCCTTCCATTTTTACCTGAAACTCTTTGAAAAAACCTCTTTGAAAACTTGAAGAGTTTATTGTTGTATTTTTACCGGGTGAATACAGTACGGTTGGAATCAAAGGTTATAGCTAAGGTTGGATTGTTGAAAAGAAAGCTTTTTGCCAAAGACAATTTTTCTTGTCTGCTTAGATAAGTGAAGGTATATTCCGAACTTTCCTTGTAACATTTTTCACCTGTTTCGACTATCGATATCCATCGAAGATGCTACCAGAAAATCTTGGAATATTTCAAGAATTCagtctttaaaatatttttgtaatattaaccgcaattaaaataatttaaattatttgagacTCAAAACAGATCTCGGAAAGTTAAAACAAAGCCTGAGTTAGGCATTAGGGCATCAGTACAACTCCTCAGTTGTATTGATAAAAGTCCATGTTATTGTAGCAATTTACTCAGTCTTTGACTCACTTATATCGATACTTAAGAATTCGGTATCAAAACATTATAATGGAGGTTAGCATGGTCAAAGATTAAGCAAGTGCAAGTAAAAATCCATCATAAAACATGTCCAAACTTACACCACATAAATGAAATCTTtgagaaaatattgaaaacaCGTGAATGTCTCATAAATCCATTCAAAATAAGTTTAATCCAATAATCAAACTTGCTCATAACAAAGGGGAGGTATGTATGCATACTTTGCAAATAATCATAAGATAATCAAGTTAAAAAGTAATCAAATGAGttttaatgtaattttagaaCTATTGATTTAGTTTTAGAATAGGTATGGATTAAACTGATTGTGATTTGCTTTATTTAAacttgtaatttatttatttttagtttcatTTAATTTTGAGACCAATTTTTTTACATGAGAAGTGGTGaatatttagaaaagaaaataatgattaaaagttattttctaaataaaaccAGTTTTTCAAATTATTCTTTTGGCCCATGTGTAAAAAATCAAGTTCAAATCCAAGCTGAAAGTTGGTTAAACCCAATTTTAAGGTTCGATTTATTTTTGGTTCAAAGTTTAGTCTAAACGAAGTTCAATGTGTGAAGCCCAAGTTATATGATTTTAAGCTATAAAAAGACAAATCAAAGCTATAAAATGGAGATCAAGAGGGGAAAAGGACACCAAAAAGACGAAATAAAAACACGAAAAATACTTCTAAAAATTCGGAGGCGCTTAACTTGAAATTTTCCTCTGTTTTCCTTCTACTTTCTTCTCCCTTTTCCCTCGATCATCCAGTGCACTCCGTCATTGCCTACACCCCCGTCGCCTGTTCCAAATCATCGTTGCCCACTTAGCCGACCATTGTTTCGCCGCTGTACCCGCCAGGCCGCCTATTTCCCTGCTTCGCCGCGCCACAGTTGCTCCTGATCCAGCAGGCCACCGCTAGTTCGTCAGCTCGTCATCTTTGCCACCGCCCTACTTCGCCACTGCTACTGCCCGCCGCCAATCCGCCCAGCCGACTATCCCTGCTTCAAGCCGCCCAGGtagcttctttcttttcttttaattttatttatttattattattgttattattatcagggatttaaattgcggtcgcagTCGCGTTTTCGGTCGCGTCGCGTTTGTCGCGGTCGCGGACATAACGGACACTATTGCGGTCACTGcaggtatcgcggtcgtgaatttttttcaaattcgcaCAACTTACTGTAAAACAtagtaattatattataattataaaaagtcacttttaatgatttttagagtgttttctaacacttatgaaccttTATTAATATGACatgagaacacaacttttataatcattaattattcttatatttatttacgaattttctaagaatgttatattaactaataacaaagtaaaaaaaagaaatattaaacatttatcatatttaataagtttgaaagtttttataaataaaagaattgagAATTCATACATGAGAGATGTCTTCAATATTTCTTGACAGCTTTGAAGATAGTGAAGATATAAATACGctgcaaaaggaaaaaaggaatagATAAATTAATGAATAGATTCTCATTATTTATTCCTATTTCCTACCACTTATTCTCATCTCATTctactttcatatataatttaacatgcttcgattcttcattatcttttcataaaatatacttcattcatttatctaaagatatatattattttaaatgttttaatatcatcaaaattaagaacaataacaaaggatttctttaaaaaaaacataccttacaAATAATGATAGTGGCACGATTTAGTTTTCACCAATTAGTGGAATGACGAGGAAGATCAAATCCTTCACCTTCACTTTGGGAGCGTTCTTGACTTGATTCTCTTGGCCTTTGtccaaaaatatatccaaaaaaaGCAACATTTTCACCTTGGTTTTCATTCAATTGATATGGAGGATATATTTGAGGAGGAGGATACATGAAAGGTGGAGGTGGGTAATACATTGGTGGAGGAGGATACATTTGAGGCTGGTATGGCACACCATAATtaggaaatggtggataataacCATATGGTTGTGGATAACCATGTGAAGGTTGTTCTGGTGGATAAAAACCTTGAGTGCTAGTAGATGAATCACTATACCCAAGGTTACTAGAACTCGATCTCCTACCACTACCAGATGAAGAGCCTATAGAAGTATGCTTATTGCCTTTTCCCTTTGATGGAGCTCTAGGTTCACTTCTATCTCTCCTAGGTTCAGGAAACATATTTCCATCAAACTCTGATCTGTCACGAAAATGTCCACCAGTGGTACCACCCCCATATTCTCCTCCATACTGACTAGAAGACCTAATTTCACCTCTATCACCACTATATCCGTCATCCTCATCAATTGGACTTAAACCACCACCATCGGGTCCATCGCCACTCTGACTTGGAGTTGAACTAGAACTTGAATGAGACAAAATTTGTTGTTGCGATTGatcaacatccatttcatcaTCAGAGGTATCCACAGGCAACACACCGGCATTTTCACCATCTAACAATGGATTCTCTTTCTCATGAAGCCATTCTGATAGTGGATCAACATCTTCAAAGATATAATCAAGGCTGATAGGATTAAAACTAGCATTTATATCATCAGTGCTCATTCTTTGTTGATGCCTCATCTTAAGCCTCATATTATAATAGGTAAACActagtttttcaagttttttatactTTAACCTATTTCTTGCCTTGGTGTGAATATAACTAAATGTGCTCCAATTTCGTTCGCAATTTGATGCTGAAGTTGTTTGACTAAGcactttaattgctaatttttgtaattcgGGAACACATGTGCCATATATCATCCACCACTCAgctgcataatattatttaaatttcaaaataactttaaaatgtacaatataattaaataatataaattaaattaaataatttaattaactgtttacccggattcatttgcttccaagctctttgtgcttgtggagtaccgaatgtctcatgtttatctctaaataataacaactgcataaataaaagatagagtaaaaataaaaataaaaattctatttcaaattatttaactaagttacaaataATAGTAGTTGAATCTAACCTGATTAACCATTCTGACTTGAGTATCCATAGAAGgttctaatctttcaattactgATCGTGTACCTTCTAATGTTTCTATTAATACATTCTCAGAATGCTCCACCCCAAATTGAAATTGAGGGTtgagaaaataacctaagtataatttataagaatatcatcaaataataataataatctaaagcttaaaataataaaatataaaaatagttcttaattatatgaaatattttatcttaccagctgaatgcaagtcagaatgcataaaattccatctattgTCAATAATCTTTTCATACTCTGTGAAATATCGACAATTTTGTTGAATTGCTCGTTTAGCCCTATCAACAGCCTCATAAATAAAGCCCATCGTTGGTTTTTCATCGCTATCCACAAGTCTCAATACTCTTACTAAGGGCTCATAAACTTTTATGAGGTCATTGGcttttttccaaaaatcttttcccaaaacaatttttttggcttCATAAGCAGGCCCTGACTTTTTCTTTCcccattttgattctttaaattcctatatattcataagaaaaattttaaaataatataatttaaattatttggaactaaTAAAATCACTAAAGGTTactatatttaagtaattatattaactaattataaaatactgacctttgaattaaacatttctctcaaaccttgcttttgtcttgttatctcttcaagttgaatgaaatgagttgCAAATCGAGTAAGAGCGGGTCGAAGTATTTGTTTCCCTTGTGTATACTTCTTCATCAAATCAACAGTCCAAATGTGATTGTATATAAAGCAAGTCACTTTCTTTGCCTCATCTAACACTTTTGCTACACTGGGCTTTTTTCCCAATATCTTCAAGGCATAAATCTAAACAGTGAGCTGCACATGAGGTCCAATATAGATGTTGTCTTTTCAACATTAACTTTTTTCCAGCAGCTTTCATTGCTGCCTCATTATCAGTCACTATTTGGACAatgtaattttctccaatttcttcTACAACTGAATCTAACAAACGGTAGTAGAATTCAGCATCTCTACTACGGACACTTGAGACATCTACCGATTTCCAAAAAATGGTTCCTTTACTGCAATAAACAAGGAAATTAATGATGTGGATTTGATTCAAACTGTTGGTCCAACCATCACACATTAGAGTTGCACCCAATTCTTTCCAATGAGTCTTTAGTACATTTACCCAATCATGAACTCGTTGATACTCTGACTCCAAATACACATCTGAAACCTCATAAGGTGTTGGGAGCTTTACACCTTGTCCAACTTCTGTTGccacttgaattaagttatacaaccatggagagcttgctaattgaaaaggaagtttttcatatattataaatttagataccgcttcacctatcttccttcaaaaactctttaaaaaagagTCATTGACCTTTGGTTGCTTTGAACTTTTGCTTCTAACCAATTCAGGTATAGCTCCCCTTAAAGTAAACTCAGACTCACCTGGAATAGATTTACTTGTTCTTTCTCGATTATGTTCTCTAGCTGATCCATGAGAAGATCGCCCTTCTTCATAAATGTTATCCCAACCACCAGTACTTCGTCTGAATTCTTCCCTTCTATGCCACTCGTGTTGTGATTGGATACTTTCTCGAGTTGCTTGCCTTATAGCAGAAACCTCATCAATGAATCCCTCATGCTCATCCTCCTCTTCTGTTAATTGAGATAAGAATTcatcttttctcctctttttgtctattttctttgtGTTGCTTTCTTTTAGTACATTCATCATACTTTCTCTAATGACacctgttaataaaataaaaataattcacactttatattattatcaattatatataatctttattgataaatttacaataacatttaataataataataaagtatcacaTACCAGTAACATTAGGGCATGGTGCAATATTGCCggttttatgagcaatgtgctctttaAATCGTGTTATTCCTCCTTTCACAACTTTACCACAAAGTTTACATACGATACTTCCTCTCGCATTTGGCACTAGAGTTCCAAAGTGCCAACCTATATCATTACTTGGTGCACCCTCCAATCCTTTAGTCGGGAACTCTTCACATGGTggcatgctttatttttatttatataagaaacataaaattatatttagaaatataagcaactcattatttatattatcaacaatataataccaaaaaagtaaacaaaatttaaagctaAAGTAAAGACCTaatattatagaaataaataaataaatattgtgtaaaacaatttaataataataataataataatggtaataataataataataatgatgatgatgatgatgatggtattaataataataacaataataaaaatcttaaaattaaaaattatatgaaaggATATActatatagataaataaaatgatataataaaataaatgtatttaaaatatttaggtaaataaatatgaaaagaaatataattgaaataataatgcaaaactaattaaattttaataatatggtaataataacaagtaaataaataataaaataaaaaaaggaaaaataataatagtaatagtaatattaaattaattaatttaataataaaatagcaaaaataacaaaaaagggactaaatcgaacttaaaacataaatttgcGGCAAATCCGaaataaataaaacgaaaaaggaccaaattgaatgcacaaataaaaaaaatggatcaaatgggaaataatccccatccttcaaaacgcacagcttcaaggtggaccaaattgaaatacgAAATAAATTAtagaacaaaattaaaaaagaaataagcttgattgtaaataataaaaaataggaagggctaaaagaaaaattaacccttccattaaaaacacgcggatcctaggaaACGGGTCGGGTAAGTGCACGGGTTAGgccgaaacggcgtcgttttggtgcCAGAGTGGCctgcccaaaacggcgtcgttttgaaggcctatttaaataatttttttttcagaatCTTCATTTCAGccattcttcaaataatttttttcctttttctctcaaTTATCTTTTTTCTCTGCCGTTACCCAGAATCCGGCCATCGACCACCGTGGCAGCCGCCGGTCACCGGCGACGGCGCCGCCGTGCACGTTGGTCGAAAATCGCCGAAAACATTTTAAACCCCCTTTTTTTTGTGTAGAATATAGATCTAGGgataaaaatctcaaaaaatcacTCTATGTTGCAGATTCAAGACATGCAGGTTAGTTTTCTACTTACTTGATCTTGATCTATTGCTTTGCTTGCTGTCCGTGCCTTGTGGTTGTGTTTTTTCACTTGCCGAATTATGGAGAATGAAGAAATATATTTTGCCTTTTCGTCTTTAATCTGACTTTCAGTCTtttttactttactttattttactttgttttgatTGAAAGTTTGAAACTTGACCGATTTTGCAGGTTGTGAGGGAATATATTCCCttgccttttgttttattataaagtACATACATTGATTCAGTCTTTTTTTCTCACTTTTCACTATTCACCTCCATCCACAGTActtgattttttgtttttaatttacagAAACGGAAAATAACGGGAATAGCGGCCCGTTATTGCCGCAATTGTCCGTTATCCGTTAAATTGCGGCCGCTATCCACCGTTATCGGTGTGAATCCGCTTCCCTCCGTTATTTTCAGCAATAGCGGTTTCGGTCGGCGGcgctaccgctatataacggccgctattcTGAAAACGTTCCGTTATTTGAATCcctgattattattattattttattctttctttttagaTTACTTTGGCTTACCTTTTATTTTGCAGCTCATTATTTTTCGGTAACTATTCGGAGTTCTCGTTGCCAGAAACCGAAGCACTTTGAATTATGGGACGACCAAACGTGCCAGTACAAAAAACCAAAGGAAACAGAGAATAAAATTTTCTGGagaagtttttatatttttttctataatttattattattactattatgaaTTGGGTttccattttaaaaaatatttttttacctttttaaaatatcaattttaatccttaaagaaagaaaaaaaattaaaaatttgaaattgcaAAAGTGTCTAGCAAATCCTTTTATTTCCCACATAGTCACTAATTCTAAAATTCATTTTTTggtagaattattattttattccataGACATATATGTATGAGCTATATTGCTCTTTGTGGTTGATGAAAGATTAGATGTATGATTTGACGAATAATTTAAggtattattatgtatatttttatgctTAATTCTGAATATGTTTGTGTATAATTTCATGTGTGATTTAATAAGTATATGGAAGCCTAATTGTACGATTATTTCTTTTGATGATGCATGATACGtgtatgaatttgtattttttgtaATTGATTGTAAAAATGgttattaatgtaaaaataatggtTGTGgtaagattagatactgtaacgtgagataaaaagtaaattaaacgcATCGACCTAAACGCCTATCTAAACCTGACCTTAGAAAGATTGGATAAAACATAGAAACGTattgaaatgtaaaaatttaaaatgctaCTGTTTAAAGCTAATTCGTTTCTACGCGTAACAATATTTTGTAATCTAAATTTGAAAATAGatcaaatttgtttttattttttaagttaattcTAAAATGAATAGATTCATATGTGATTAAGTCTAAAATTAATTAGTGACGATTTTAGTTATGAAATTTGTGTCTAACATGTAGAATATGAATTCGACATTTTATGATTGTATCATTGATGAATCTCTAAGTAAAAATGGCATGTGGTACTAATATATATACACGCAAATACATTGAAACTCTTAAGTACATGTCAAACTATAGGAGATAATAATCACAACACTAATACATACTTTTCAAACTATACCAAGGTGATAAAATCTTTTGAACGTTGAATCTAGTgttctgtacttttatttttcgAATAAATTAGAATGATATTTATTAATAcctttgtaattatttttattttgcaggcaaagtaaaatgaaagcaaatattggctcattaTTTATCTAATGTTGTCGTCAGTTTAACTGAAAATGAGCAGActgattgaaaaactaatatgtcatctaccaagtccaattagggagatattTTGTCTTTAACATCGAAGCAGATGattcctagaagatagagacatagatgtaattAATTGCGGCGACAGTACATTAGATAGgatccaagtagaatagatcattcatttgtttataaatttattcacttgtgacattcatagtgtggcataccttaatcctgagtggatgatgaattatatatgtgtgactcgtatattttgatgtaagtaaaaacttgagttcaaatagataaggaaccaaaagttggtgGGTTGGATAAAAGGCTTCTGCAGTATATACCAGCGTTCACAATAGTGGAACTCATAGCTCaactaatgggtaaatgatataaTTTCatcggcattacatgatagatgaaaaacaAACGCGACCATAGGTTATTTTTCTTTgtaataaatgacttaattactatttgatagcaattgacttttcatgaagaaaggtataatagttaccatgagataaaaaatGATTATATTGACATAACAGATTTATCACAAAttgattaaggatatcctatgagggtaacacactgaTGATAAAGTCACTAAACAAGTACTAattaagtagctttcgtaatgatatgtaattagggagagctcgATCACGATACACTTATCCAATTGGTCCCTCCGTTAGGTcgttgaaaaaaaatgaattgcatgtaaaaccaaatgaatagaaatgagaAAGTTGGAGAAATGAATCACATTCACAAATGTATACGTTTTCTCACTTAAtatagaaatgacttgagaattaatttaagggttttgaattattatttaattaattataattaagtaattgaagttcgaaatggaattgaattaattaatcatTATGAATCCATtggatagaaaattttaatatattttctaataGATTCTTTTATGATAAAGTCATCAtgactttaacagaattagaattaagttgagaaaaatattcaattggaaaattaatttagttaattaaattaattaaataaataatattttgtggaataaaaaataaatattgagttggattaaattataaattgttggGTCAAAAGTTTAGGAATCACATATAATTGGACTAATACATGAAAGACCCAATTCCCATCATTTTACATGTGAGGGGCAACAACCCTAGTGTTTTTATCTTGGGTGTACCCTCCTCCCCCCATTTCTAGTTAGATTATGAGAGTGCTtttgtattaaataaatattagtgttATGCTTATTCAACCAAGAATCTCTtatctctccttataaatagatgacactagtaGAGTTATTAACACGTTTCATATATTGTTATTCTGTTAGAAagtaatgaaaatttattttcatagaaTAAACTATATTTTCTGGGAATAAAAATTTCTATCGTTTCTATTGAGAGAATTACATTTTTACTGAAAGTAATAAATCatttttggttttgtgtttgGTTCTTGTTGTTCGAGCCCACATTTGACATAATTCGAGGTATAATGATAGCGGAGAAGGCCGTTTAGTTGAAAGCCTCGAACGTTTCAAATCTGTCTCCCGCATAACACAGGTACTTTTCGGTAGAATATtttttactataaatatcacaaaccgacttagttttgaaaatttttaaacttacGTTGTAACAGTAAATCATTTTAATCATTGGATTTttctaacaattggtatcaaaacttggttgtgctatgtttatagtataaacTGGTACCAGATTTTATCTCTTCATGTTTAGTTAATTTTGATAAGATATGATATTCTTGCAATTATATACATGTTTTTGGGTATGTTTGTgaatgaatatattttaattatttttatatatgataaAGCTATTTTTCCAAAGTTGGGATTCCTAGAAATTATATTGGATGCAATTTTAGGCAATGTAATTAGATCATGAACTATCACCTCCAcgtatgttttattttaattttttagagtaATTCATGTGAGCCGGAAGCAGGCCTAGGATTTTTGTAACCTAATTTTTTGACAAATCTGGGAAAATCGAGATACATCCAAAACTGGTCAAGACAATGCAAACCCGACCCAATCAACCGACAAAAGATCAATGGTGGGTTGACCAGCGAAAGCCAACAACTGTGGCCGACGACAAGGGGTGGTGATGTCAATAATAACATAGATGGAGATAGAAATGGCAGCAATGACAACGGTGATAATGGTGACATTGGTAATGACAACAACGGTGACCCGTGGTGGTGACGACGGTTTGCGGTAGATccctttaataaattttttaaagttttgggTTTTGGAAAACTCAAAACTAGGATATTTGACTTTCATCCAGATGACCCATAGTATGCTTTGGGATAATAAATGtaaatttgttatttaatttttaggaTGAAATCATGAAAATTTTGACTGGTAAGAGTCAATTTAATTTATGCTTTTATGTTATAGCATGatgaattttaaattgattagaaAATATGTCCATACATATGTATGATAAGCCTACAATATAGTTTAGAGAAaagaatgtcacatgtacttgtcatggCATTTTAATCATGTTTTCTAAAAACCTTGAAACTGGAAATAAAAATCTTGCATAATTTCTAAAAGATTGAGTGGAGAAGGTCCCTAAACAATGACTTATGGAATCCAACAATGGTCTCTTGTGATGTCATGACAGTTTACTATCCATAAGGTAGGTATTGTCATGTGGATTTCACTAAGGAGATTTTCTTAAAAGAGATAGCAATCTTGTGATGGAATATGATAATTTGTCGGCCTTAAGGTAGGTATTATCATGTGAAATTAACGAGagaatcttcttcttttttttatataggaTAACTAGTCATATATATTACTCATTGAGATTGCCCCAAGACGACTCATTTTTGGTACATGATTTGATAGGTGTTGAGTTTATGGTTATACACTTAAGAtctttctagttaagtaacttcccACGAAGCCATACTTAAGTTGGAATGATGGTAAAACATGAAGCCATTATTAGTATGTATGAATACCTAAGGGATTAGGTTCA from Gossypium hirsutum isolate 1008001.06 chromosome D04, Gossypium_hirsutum_v2.1, whole genome shotgun sequence encodes:
- the LOC121216087 gene encoding uncharacterized protein; translated protein: MPPCEEFPTKGLEGAPSNDIGWHFGTLVPNARGSIVCKLCGKVVKGGITRFKEHIAHKTGNIAPCPNVTGVIRESMMNVLKESNTKKIDKKRRKDEFLSQLTEEEDEHEGFIDEVSAIRQATRESIQSQHEWHRREEFRRSTGGWDNIYEEGRSSHGSAREHNRERTSKSIPGESEFTLRGAIPELVRSKSSKQPKVNDSFLKSF
- the LOC107948697 gene encoding uncharacterized protein, producing the protein MDTQVRMVNQLLLFRDKHETFGTPQAQRAWKQMNPAEWWMIYGTCVPELQKLAIKVLSQTTSASNCERNWSTFSYIHTKARNRLKYKKLEKLVFTYYNMRLKMRHQQRMSTDDINASFNPISLDYIFEDVDPLSEWLHEKENPLLDGENAGVLPVDTSDDEMDVDQSQQQILSHSSSSSTPSQSGDGPDGGGLSPIDEDDGYSGDRGEIRSSSQYGGEYGGGTTGGHFRDRSEFDGNMFPEPRRDRSEPRAPSKGKGNKHTSIGSSSGSGRRSSSSNLGYSDSSTSTQGFYPPEQPSHGYPQPYGYYPPFPNYGVPYQPQMYPPPPMYYPPPPFMYPPPQIYPPYQLNENQGENVAFFGYIFGQRPRESSQERSQSEGEGFDLPRHSTNW